Proteins encoded within one genomic window of Burkholderiaceae bacterium:
- a CDS encoding putative plasmid stabilization protein, which produces MNAITQTEARAIQAPALEAADPTKNLILVPLSRLVLRPTGRNVRKTPRMSIPELAASIQRVGLLQNLIVIASADGEHYEVVAGGRRLAALKLLAKKHRISKEWEVPCLLVADGTARTASLTENVQREAMHPADQFEAFAALVAEGRPIEDIAADFSVTPLVVQRRLKLANVSPRLMADYRADAVSLDQLMALAITDDHAAQEGAFYDAPTWQRHPSNLRERLTEREIDAYRHPLVRFVGLDTYEAAGGGIRRDLFAEGDAGVYLTDAALLERLAQDKLAGIAAEVKAEGWAWVDATPGVTHADLHAFQRAPREWREPNKREAARIEKLQTKMHELAEAVDAALDADDEDKADALQEEGETVGEQLQALEDGLQDYGANVKAAAGAIVTIDRNGEAVIHRGLMREAEAKALRTLERLRQGFGSEGEAENDDEGEDGDDDRQPMTAAISDRLAQRLSAHRTAALQIEVARHPQAALAAVVHGMVQTVSQERHYGHDLPLGVSLKVQDRLEGMAPDWPESPAAVALRQLQQVAGEALPEDSAELFAALLAKPQDELVRLLAVCVASTVDVVTPRATAHQPGEELAQAVGLDMAAWWKPTAEGYFKHVSKAVILDAVGAFAPESVARLAKLKKADIASEAERLADGTDWMPAIFKAAGSQDATQAAGPEQDAPEDAEAMVDEPAEALAA; this is translated from the coding sequence ATGAACGCCATCACCCAAACCGAAGCCCGCGCCATCCAAGCCCCCGCGCTGGAAGCTGCCGACCCGACCAAGAACCTGATTCTGGTTCCGCTGTCGCGGCTGGTGCTGCGCCCCACGGGCCGCAACGTGCGCAAGACCCCGCGCATGTCCATCCCCGAACTGGCCGCATCCATCCAGCGCGTGGGTCTGCTGCAAAACCTGATCGTCATTGCATCCGCCGATGGCGAGCATTACGAAGTGGTCGCCGGTGGCCGTCGCCTCGCCGCGTTGAAGCTGCTGGCGAAGAAACACCGCATCAGCAAGGAATGGGAGGTGCCTTGCTTGCTGGTGGCCGATGGCACCGCCCGCACGGCCAGCCTCACCGAGAACGTGCAGCGCGAAGCCATGCACCCCGCAGACCAGTTCGAGGCATTCGCCGCGCTGGTGGCCGAAGGCCGACCCATCGAGGACATTGCAGCGGATTTCAGCGTCACGCCGCTGGTGGTGCAGCGCCGCTTGAAGCTGGCGAACGTCTCGCCGCGATTGATGGCCGACTATCGCGCCGATGCCGTGAGCCTTGACCAGTTGATGGCCCTTGCCATCACCGACGACCACGCCGCGCAGGAAGGCGCGTTCTACGATGCGCCAACGTGGCAGCGTCACCCGTCCAACCTGCGCGAACGCCTCACCGAGCGCGAGATCGACGCCTACCGGCATCCGCTGGTGCGCTTCGTCGGACTGGACACCTACGAGGCCGCAGGCGGCGGCATCCGCCGCGACTTGTTCGCGGAAGGTGACGCGGGCGTGTATCTGACCGATGCCGCGCTGCTGGAACGGCTGGCACAAGACAAGCTGGCAGGCATCGCCGCCGAGGTGAAGGCCGAAGGCTGGGCATGGGTGGATGCCACGCCGGGCGTGACCCATGCCGACCTGCACGCCTTCCAGCGTGCGCCGAGGGAATGGCGCGAGCCGAACAAGCGCGAAGCCGCCCGCATCGAGAAGCTGCAAACCAAGATGCACGAACTGGCCGAAGCCGTCGATGCCGCACTGGACGCCGACGACGAGGACAAGGCCGACGCCTTGCAGGAGGAAGGCGAAACCGTGGGCGAGCAGTTGCAGGCGCTGGAAGATGGCTTGCAGGACTACGGCGCGAACGTGAAGGCCGCAGCCGGTGCCATCGTCACCATCGACCGCAACGGCGAAGCCGTCATTCATCGTGGCCTGATGCGCGAGGCCGAGGCCAAGGCGCTGCGCACGCTGGAACGGCTGCGCCAAGGTTTCGGCAGCGAAGGCGAAGCCGAGAACGACGACGAAGGCGAGGACGGAGACGACGACAGGCAGCCCATGACCGCCGCCATATCCGACCGGCTGGCGCAGCGCCTGAGCGCGCACCGCACCGCCGCGCTGCAAATCGAAGTCGCACGGCACCCGCAAGCTGCGCTGGCCGCTGTGGTGCATGGCATGGTGCAGACCGTTTCGCAGGAACGCCACTATGGCCACGATCTGCCGCTGGGCGTGAGCCTCAAAGTGCAAGACCGGCTGGAAGGTATGGCCCCGGACTGGCCGGAATCGCCTGCCGCCGTGGCGCTGCGCCAACTGCAACAGGTGGCAGGCGAAGCCTTGCCGGAGGACAGCGCTGAACTGTTCGCCGCGCTGCTGGCGAAGCCGCAAGACGAACTGGTGCGGCTGCTGGCCGTGTGCGTGGCTTCCACGGTGGACGTGGTGACGCCTCGCGCCACGGCGCACCAGCCCGGCGAGGAACTGGCGCAGGCCGTGGGCCTCGACATGGCCGCATGGTGGAAGCCGACCGCAGAAGGCTACTTCAAGCACGTTTCCAAGGCCGTGATTCTGGATGCCGTGGGCGCGTTTGCCCCGGAATCCGTCGCCCGGCTGGCGAAGTTGAAGAAGGCCGACATTGCCAGCGAAGCGGAGCGGCTGGCCGATGGCACGGACTGGATGCCTGCCATCTTCAAGGCCGCAGGCTCGCAGGATGCAACGCAGGCAGCAGGCCCAGAGCAGGACGCCCCGGAGGATGCCGAGGCAATGGTGGATGAACCCGCCGAGGCGCTGGCCGCTTGA
- a CDS encoding DUF932 domain-containing protein: MQLASRFASRSPSLRSDYPLSDDQIRRVAPSIFADAPHESRSQRYAYIPTAAVLTELRKEGFQPFMVTQTRVRDEGKREHTKHMLRLRHASQINGAEANEIVLLNSHDGTSSYQMLAGMFRFVCSNGLVCGDTVADVRVPHKGDVAGSVIEGAFEVLSGFERVKESRDAMRAIALDEGEAEVFARSALALKYDPADNKPAPITESQILMPRRFDDRRPDLWSVFNRTQENLTKGGLHGRNANGRRQQTRPVQGIDSDVRLNRALWMLADGLRQLKA; the protein is encoded by the coding sequence ATGCAACTCGCATCCCGTTTCGCTTCCCGTTCCCCCTCGCTGCGCAGCGATTACCCGCTGTCCGATGACCAGATTCGCAGGGTGGCCCCGTCCATCTTCGCGGATGCCCCGCACGAAAGCCGTTCGCAGCGGTACGCCTATATCCCCACCGCCGCCGTACTGACCGAGCTTCGCAAAGAAGGCTTCCAGCCTTTCATGGTGACGCAAACCCGCGTGCGTGACGAAGGCAAGCGCGAACACACCAAACACATGCTGCGCCTGCGCCACGCCAGCCAGATCAACGGCGCGGAGGCTAACGAAATCGTGCTGCTGAACTCGCACGACGGCACGAGCAGCTATCAGATGCTGGCCGGAATGTTCCGCTTCGTTTGCAGCAATGGCCTTGTGTGCGGCGACACCGTGGCGGACGTGCGCGTACCCCACAAAGGCGACGTGGCCGGTTCCGTCATCGAAGGCGCTTTCGAGGTGTTGAGCGGCTTCGAGCGCGTGAAGGAATCCCGCGATGCCATGCGCGCGATCGCGCTGGATGAAGGCGAAGCCGAAGTGTTCGCCCGTTCTGCGCTGGCCCTCAAGTACGACCCCGCCGACAACAAGCCCGCGCCCATCACCGAATCGCAAATCTTGATGCCGCGCCGGTTCGACGACCGCCGCCCGGACTTGTGGAGCGTGTTCAACCGCACCCAAGAAAACCTGACCAAAGGCGGATTGCATGGCCGCAACGCCAACGGACGCCGCCAGCAGACCCGCCCGGTGCAGGGGATTGATTCCGATGTGCGCCTGAACCGTGCCCTCTGGATGCTGGCCGATGGCCTGCGCCAGTTGAAAGCCTGA
- a CDS encoding Acetyltransferase yields the protein MTLQLRHETPDDMAAIEAVTVAAFAEAAHTSHTEQFIVCALRAANELTLSIVAEEHGQVVGHVALSPVTITDGHGHQAAGWYGLGPISVLPQRQGHGIGSRLMEQALSELRAMQAAGCVLLGDPAYYGRFGFQAHAGLQLPGVPPGYFMALALHGPVPEGIARYSDAFNAAA from the coding sequence ATGACCCTCCAGCTACGACACGAAACGCCTGACGACATGGCCGCCATCGAGGCCGTCACGGTCGCCGCCTTCGCCGAAGCAGCGCACACCAGCCACACCGAACAATTCATCGTGTGCGCACTGCGCGCTGCCAACGAACTGACGCTTTCCATCGTGGCCGAAGAACACGGCCAGGTTGTCGGCCATGTGGCCCTGTCGCCCGTGACCATCACCGACGGCCACGGCCACCAAGCCGCAGGCTGGTACGGCCTGGGGCCGATCTCCGTCCTGCCGCAAAGGCAGGGGCACGGCATCGGCTCGCGCCTGATGGAACAGGCGCTGTCTGAACTGCGGGCCATGCAGGCCGCTGGTTGCGTGCTGCTGGGCGATCCCGCGTACTACGGGCGCTTTGGCTTTCAGGCCCATGCGGGCCTGCAACTGCCGGGCGTGCCGCCCGGCTACTTCATGGCGCTGGCCCTGCATGGGCCAGTGCCCGAAGGCATCGCGCGCTACAGCGATGCTTTCAACGCCGCCGCCTGA